Proteins encoded within one genomic window of Haloferax volcanii DS2:
- a CDS encoding ISH3-like element ISH51 family transposase: MSNNQQTDDEIHEDQLLNFLVNSLDEEVALSLAENAELDAEDIYEVLVGACADGTSVSTLCKRSEDAPHENSVLYHLRTKFDLETLEQIGNTLLQKDVLDVLPQQVEVCADLHLRPYYGDEDDTDGLYHSQAKRGTTAFHAYATLYARVKNKRYTLAVRRLEDGDTASSVLAEFLGILDGLDLGVKAVYLDREFYDSKCLTLLQAHNHAYVMPIVRWGRTIKRELSEGWSRVIQHSLTAKLDGHSWTVEFPVYIDCTYQNGRYDEHGVARHGYAADAPFIDSPRDARYHYAKRFGIEASYRLSEQSIATTSTQNPVVRLLYVVVSLLLQNVWRYLHWEYVATPRRGGRRLWEWSFKEFINMVRRAAWTALAVRRAVPANRPPDDRFHR; encoded by the coding sequence GTGTCCAACAACCAGCAAACAGACGATGAAATCCACGAGGACCAGCTCCTTAACTTCCTCGTCAACTCTCTTGACGAGGAAGTTGCTCTCTCACTCGCTGAAAACGCTGAACTCGATGCTGAAGACATCTACGAGGTCCTCGTCGGCGCCTGCGCCGACGGGACCTCGGTCTCTACACTCTGCAAGAGAAGCGAAGATGCACCTCACGAAAACTCGGTTCTCTACCATCTCCGCACCAAGTTCGACCTCGAGACGCTCGAACAAATCGGGAACACGCTCCTCCAGAAAGACGTTCTCGACGTCCTTCCCCAGCAGGTGGAGGTCTGCGCAGACCTCCACCTGCGGCCCTACTACGGCGACGAAGACGATACAGACGGCCTGTATCACTCACAAGCGAAGCGTGGAACCACCGCGTTTCACGCGTACGCGACACTGTACGCACGCGTGAAGAACAAACGCTACACGCTGGCGGTGCGCCGTCTCGAAGACGGCGACACCGCCAGCAGTGTCCTCGCAGAGTTCCTCGGTATTCTCGACGGCCTTGACCTCGGTGTCAAGGCCGTCTATCTTGACCGCGAATTCTACGACAGCAAGTGTTTGACGCTGCTTCAGGCGCACAACCACGCCTACGTCATGCCGATCGTCCGCTGGGGACGGACGATCAAGCGAGAACTCTCAGAAGGGTGGAGTCGCGTGATTCAGCACAGTCTGACAGCGAAACTCGACGGTCACAGCTGGACCGTCGAGTTTCCCGTCTACATCGACTGTACCTACCAGAACGGACGGTACGACGAACATGGCGTGGCGCGTCACGGCTACGCCGCTGACGCGCCGTTCATCGACTCACCACGGGACGCTCGATACCACTACGCGAAACGCTTCGGTATCGAGGCAAGCTATCGACTCTCCGAGCAAAGTATCGCGACGACCTCGACACAAAATCCGGTCGTACGGCTGTTGTACGTCGTGGTGAGCCTGCTGTTACAGAACGTCTGGCGGTATTTGCACTGGGAGTACGTGGCGACGCCCCGCCGTGGGGGGCGTCGCCTCTGGGAGTGGTCGTTCAAGGAGTTCATCAATATGGTCCGTCGAGCAGCGTGGACGGCCCTCGCGGTGCGTCGGGCCGTCCCCGCGAACCGACCACCAGACGACCGGTTCCACCGGTAA
- a CDS encoding HVO_A0114 family putative DNA-binding protein: MSNEPTDTEPTHDEFTPDPDEVEYPSTLRITSLPAEQAQAAALERAERWEQGEEVPHVVNFEDRTRLRQLLTDRRMELLEEVMERPPESIRALASRLERDVHDVHDDLHLLAEYDIVHFEKDGRAKKPYVPYDTVRIEVEFGLPRDEGSSSPASA; the protein is encoded by the coding sequence ATGAGCAACGAACCAACTGACACTGAACCGACGCACGACGAATTCACTCCCGACCCGGACGAGGTCGAGTACCCTTCGACTCTCCGTATCACGTCGCTCCCAGCAGAACAGGCGCAGGCGGCGGCTCTTGAGCGGGCCGAACGGTGGGAGCAGGGTGAAGAGGTACCGCATGTCGTCAACTTCGAGGATCGGACGCGGCTCCGCCAACTGCTAACCGACCGGCGGATGGAACTCCTCGAAGAGGTGATGGAACGCCCGCCCGAGAGTATCCGCGCACTGGCTAGTCGCTTGGAGCGCGACGTCCACGATGTGCACGACGATCTACACCTACTAGCTGAGTACGATATCGTCCACTTCGAGAAGGATGGTCGCGCAAAGAAGCCGTACGTCCCCTACGATACGGTCCGGATTGAGGTTGAGTTCGGTCTGCCGCGTGATGAGGGGTCTTCGTCGCCCGCATCAGCGTAG
- a CDS encoding toxin-antitoxin system TumE family protein, giving the protein MPARVVYRDENEKPDGSRYEMVAWQVPSSEDFPQGLKYSFQYMDADGDTLLRYDNSPYHLDVGRHHRHTPEGDIMKLEFTGLSDLVNDFQTEVNEIYEQRTN; this is encoded by the coding sequence ATGCCTGCAAGGGTTGTGTACCGGGACGAAAACGAGAAGCCAGATGGAAGTCGGTATGAGATGGTCGCGTGGCAGGTCCCCTCAAGCGAAGACTTCCCGCAGGGACTGAAATACAGCTTTCAGTACATGGACGCTGACGGCGACACACTCCTGCGGTATGATAACTCGCCGTACCACTTGGATGTTGGTCGACACCACCGACATACACCCGAGGGCGACATCATGAAGTTGGAGTTCACAGGGCTGTCCGACCTAGTCAACGATTTCCAAACCGAGGTGAACGAGATCTATGAGCAACGAACCAACTGA
- a CDS encoding IS4-like element ISHvo13 family transposase, producing the protein MLKELSPDLIRRRLTSLFPGELIEDIARERDVVQRHRRIDVTALVWTLILGFAVGGESRTIAGFQRAYAAATNQTLSRSSFYDRFTPALGQLLSDLLEHALEEVAVPHTLAPQLQQFRDVMIADATVFRLHRLLSEFPATHPDQSGAKLHLVHNLTKQTIERFELTDERSHESSQFRTGNWLRGRLLLFDLGFYSYRRFALIEENGGFFLSRLKTNANPRITEARRKWRGRAISLPDRRLQDVLGGLTREIIDVTAEVSFKRRPYGEKHSSATIEFRVVGVRNEDTDDYHLYITNLPDEFTPEQVAALYGVRWEVEVLFRELKSMYGLEKFQTSNPAIVELLVVAALLTLTVSRALLGVFQRMHPETMFPRERWAKTFRSFAQLILEDLAQSFGHPPPNLAELMFCNARQPEKSRLLLSERVAEAFRTEVRA; encoded by the coding sequence GTGCTGAAGGAACTCTCCCCAGACCTTATTCGACGGCGGCTCACTTCGCTCTTTCCAGGAGAGCTTATCGAAGACATCGCGCGCGAGCGCGATGTCGTCCAACGCCACCGTCGAATCGATGTTACTGCCCTCGTTTGGACGCTCATCTTGGGATTCGCCGTCGGCGGCGAATCTCGCACGATCGCGGGGTTTCAACGTGCCTACGCCGCAGCGACCAATCAGACGCTCTCCCGTTCCAGCTTCTACGATCGGTTCACACCCGCACTCGGACAGTTACTCAGCGACCTCCTCGAACATGCTCTTGAGGAGGTCGCAGTGCCACACACACTCGCCCCGCAGCTCCAGCAGTTCCGCGATGTGATGATTGCCGATGCAACCGTTTTCCGGTTGCATCGGCTCCTGAGCGAGTTTCCAGCGACGCATCCTGACCAGTCAGGCGCGAAACTTCATCTCGTCCACAACCTCACGAAACAGACGATCGAGCGGTTCGAACTCACCGACGAACGAAGCCACGAGAGCAGCCAGTTCCGCACGGGGAACTGGCTGCGAGGGCGGTTGTTGCTGTTCGATCTCGGCTTCTACAGCTATCGTCGGTTCGCACTCATCGAGGAGAACGGCGGCTTCTTTTTGAGTCGACTGAAGACGAACGCAAACCCACGAATCACAGAGGCACGTCGGAAATGGCGCGGGCGCGCCATTTCCTTACCAGACCGTCGTCTTCAGGATGTTCTCGGTGGTCTTACACGCGAGATTATCGATGTAACCGCCGAGGTGAGCTTCAAACGGCGTCCGTACGGTGAGAAGCATTCGAGTGCGACGATAGAGTTCCGCGTCGTCGGTGTCCGCAACGAGGACACCGACGACTATCACCTGTACATCACGAACCTCCCAGATGAGTTCACGCCGGAACAAGTCGCAGCGTTGTACGGTGTACGGTGGGAAGTAGAAGTGCTGTTCCGTGAGCTGAAATCGATGTACGGGCTGGAGAAGTTCCAGACAAGCAATCCAGCAATCGTGGAGTTGCTGGTGGTAGCGGCTCTGCTGACGCTCACGGTCAGCAGAGCCTTGCTTGGCGTCTTTCAGAGGATGCACCCAGAAACGATGTTTCCACGAGAACGCTGGGCGAAGACCTTCCGGTCTTTCGCCCAGCTCATCCTCGAAGATCTAGCCCAGTCGTTCGGACATCCACCGCCGAACTTGGCTGAGCTCATGTTTTGCAACGCACGCCAACCAGAGAAATCACGCCTCTTACTCAGCGAACGAGTAGCTGAAGCATTCAGAACGGAGGTTAGAGCTTAA
- a CDS encoding IS5-like element ISHvo1 family transposase yields the protein MSKISRFTKKAVTLAKNVVGDRGEVAAPEGGGGFADYALVSLHCLRIYLDESYRNALDLLSEMPHILAEIGLEEGDLPDHSTLVKAFDRFQMKVWRVLLRLSAQLHDPSGHAAIDATFFDRENASKHYCRRTNYHVQTLKATALVDTQTQAVLDVHCTTEKTHDTQLGWQVACRNAGDLHSLAADKGYDWMQLREKLREEGVRPLIKHRIFRPIDHAHNARVDGPRYRQRSMCETVFSSIKRTHGDAVRARTWYREFRELVLKCVVHNIKRAAT from the coding sequence ATGTCGAAAATCTCCCGCTTCACGAAGAAGGCGGTCACGTTGGCTAAAAATGTTGTTGGTGACCGAGGCGAAGTCGCCGCCCCCGAAGGGGGTGGCGGCTTCGCCGACTACGCTCTCGTATCGCTGCACTGTCTGCGGATTTACCTCGATGAGTCGTACCGCAACGCACTGGATCTGCTGAGCGAAATGCCGCATATTCTCGCCGAGATCGGCCTCGAAGAGGGCGATCTCCCTGATCACTCGACACTAGTTAAGGCGTTTGATAGGTTTCAGATGAAGGTCTGGCGAGTGCTGCTGCGCCTGTCGGCGCAGCTGCACGACCCCTCGGGTCACGCCGCCATCGATGCCACCTTTTTTGACCGCGAAAACGCTAGCAAGCACTACTGCCGCCGCACGAATTACCACGTTCAGACACTCAAAGCGACGGCTCTCGTCGATACGCAAACGCAAGCTGTTCTCGACGTTCATTGTACGACCGAGAAGACCCACGACACACAACTCGGCTGGCAGGTCGCCTGCCGCAACGCAGGCGACCTGCACAGCCTCGCCGCTGACAAAGGCTACGACTGGATGCAGTTACGCGAAAAACTACGCGAGGAAGGCGTGAGACCGCTGATTAAACATCGTATCTTCCGGCCCATCGACCACGCGCATAACGCGCGGGTCGATGGGCCTCGATACCGCCAGAGATCGATGTGTGAGACTGTCTTCTCGTCGATCAAGCGCACGCACGGCGACGCCGTGCGAGCGCGAACGTGGTACCGTGAATTTCGTGAACTCGTTTTGAAATGTGTCGTTCACAATATCAAGCGTGCCGCAACATAG
- a CDS encoding PadR family transcriptional regulator gives MYDLTGFQRDLLYVTAGLDEPHGLAIKDQLEDYYETEIHHGRLYPNLDTLVEKGLLDKGEKDRRTNVYAITARGRREIEARDDWEQQYTSELTT, from the coding sequence ATGTACGATTTGACCGGGTTCCAACGAGACCTGCTGTACGTCACCGCCGGCTTGGATGAACCACACGGACTCGCAATCAAAGACCAACTCGAGGACTACTACGAAACCGAGATCCACCACGGCCGGCTGTACCCCAATCTCGACACGCTCGTTGAGAAGGGACTGCTCGACAAAGGCGAAAAGGACCGCCGAACGAACGTCTACGCGATTACAGCTCGCGGTCGTCGAGAAATCGAAGCCCGTGACGACTGGGAACAACAGTATACCAGCGAACTGACCACCTGA
- a CDS encoding cyclase family protein: MKFVDLSHTFEDGMPGFRQKNDDGTHTEYTAEVYPFFTHEESREKYEGKSAFEVTEMRFQTSMGTYLDSPYHRHPEGRDISDLDIGELVLPGTVVDARGLAGNEELTVDALPQESALAGTAVLFNFGWDEHWGTEQYRSYPYISEAVIERLIDADVSLVGVDTLNADDHQNPARPAHTRLLDEEIFIVENLCNLDSLGGESFRFFAVPIKAKDTAAMPIRAFAEVDQ; encoded by the coding sequence ATGAAGTTCGTCGACTTGAGTCACACGTTCGAAGACGGGATGCCGGGGTTCCGTCAAAAGAACGATGACGGGACACACACGGAGTACACTGCAGAAGTATATCCGTTTTTCACACACGAGGAGTCTCGGGAGAAGTACGAAGGCAAATCCGCGTTCGAGGTTACCGAAATGCGGTTCCAGACGTCCATGGGAACGTATCTAGATTCACCGTATCATCGACATCCCGAGGGTCGTGACATCAGTGATCTTGACATCGGCGAGCTGGTACTTCCTGGGACGGTCGTCGATGCTCGTGGGCTTGCTGGCAACGAAGAATTGACTGTTGACGCACTTCCCCAGGAGTCTGCCCTCGCAGGTACCGCCGTCCTGTTCAATTTTGGATGGGACGAACACTGGGGCACAGAGCAGTACCGATCCTACCCATACATCTCTGAGGCCGTCATTGAGAGACTAATCGATGCAGATGTTTCTCTGGTTGGCGTAGACACGCTAAACGCCGACGACCACCAGAACCCCGCCCGCCCGGCCCACACTCGACTCCTTGACGAAGAGATCTTCATCGTCGAGAATCTCTGCAACCTTGATTCGCTCGGTGGTGAGTCATTCCGATTCTTCGCTGTGCCGATCAAAGCCAAAGACACTGCTGCAATGCCTATTCGTGCGTTTGCCGAAGTTGACCAGTGA
- a CDS encoding helix-turn-helix domain-containing protein gives MKSITLEISVEGGFHPANQLLAADPSIIRESLHHVTILKDGTIILLYHLRGDLDQVRTYLTDHKEVISCDVPENGSGLVYIHGRPLKPIREFFSLARSHGIVFETPITHTDDGLKITMSGDEQTLHRVISEIPSDIELTLLRKGERKPGENVIISLLTERQVEVLTLAVEEGYYETPRGTTHEKIATQIGVATTTVSEHLRKVEQRVFSALIR, from the coding sequence ATGAAGTCGATTACGCTGGAGATCTCAGTCGAAGGCGGATTCCACCCGGCGAATCAGTTACTCGCAGCGGATCCGTCGATAATCCGTGAGTCGCTGCACCACGTTACTATTCTCAAAGATGGGACGATTATTCTGCTCTACCATCTTCGAGGCGACCTCGATCAGGTGAGAACATACCTCACGGACCACAAAGAGGTCATCTCCTGTGATGTGCCAGAGAACGGAAGTGGGCTTGTGTACATCCACGGTCGCCCACTCAAGCCGATTCGTGAATTTTTCTCTCTTGCCCGGTCACACGGAATCGTGTTCGAGACACCCATAACACATACTGATGATGGACTCAAGATCACGATGAGCGGAGATGAACAAACGCTTCATCGTGTCATCTCGGAAATTCCATCAGATATTGAACTCACCCTCCTCAGAAAGGGAGAGCGTAAGCCAGGGGAGAATGTGATCATCTCACTATTGACTGAGCGCCAGGTAGAGGTACTCACTCTGGCAGTTGAGGAGGGATACTACGAAACACCGAGAGGAACCACTCACGAGAAGATTGCGACTCAGATTGGTGTCGCAACTACGACTGTGAGCGAGCATCTCCGAAAAGTCGAACAACGTGTTTTCTCTGCACTCA